The DNA segment CGACCGCGTCAGCCAGGTCGTCGCTGGTCTCCGAGTCGCTCACGTCGCGGACCTCGCTCGCGAGCTCCGAGAGGTCGGCCAGCTCCTCGCCCGAGAGGTGGGGTTCGACGGCGCCCCCTAGCCGGCGTGCGGCGGCCTCGGCGTTCCGTCGGGAGTTGACGAACACCAGCGAGGAGCCGCCGTCCTCCAGTGCGTCGCTCACGAGCGCGGTCGTCGGGTTCTCGTTTCGCCCGACCGCGAACTCCTCCTGTGAGCCGTCGTCGAACTGCAGGGCCCCCCCGTAGTGGACGCCCATCCGCAGGTCGATCGGCCGCCACTCGGAGTGGACGAGTTCGGCGTCGAGCCAGTCCGCGATCTCGCCGGCGTTCCCTACCGTGGCGGAGAGCGCCACCGTCTGCAACGAGGGGTTGAGCTGGCGGAGCTTCGCGAGCGTCACCTCGAGGGTCGGTCCCCTGTTGGCGTCGTCGACCAGGTGGATCTCGTCGGCGACGACGCAGGAGAGCTCCTCGATCCACGGCGCGCCGTTCCTGATCAGGGAGTCGACCTTCTCGCTGGTGGCGACGATCACGTCGCGGCTCGCGAGCCACTCCTCGTCGGACTCGTAGTTGCCGGTCGAGACCCCCACCGAGACGCCGAACTCCTCGAAACGCTCGAACTCGCGTTTCTTCTCGCTCGCGAGCGCCCGCAGGGGAACGATGTACAGCGCCTTGCCGCCCCGCTCGACGGAGGCAAGCATCGCGAGCTCGGCGATCAGGGTCTTCCCGCTCGCGGTGGGGACGCTCGCGACGACGCTCTTTCCCTCCAGAACGCCGGCCTCCACCGCTTCCGCCTGCGGCGGGTAGAGTTGTTCGATGCCCTCCTCGCGGAGGTGGTCCGTCACCCCCGCGGGGAGGCCCGAAAGCTCCGCGGTATCCATTACCCGTGATTGGCCCGTCGTCGGGTTTAAACTGTCGCCCTCCGACGGGAATCGACTCGCGGTCGACTGTGACCGGTCGTCGTCGGGCACCGTTCCGTCCGTCATAGCTTTAGGAACGACGGCACAACCCCGGGTATGCGAATCGAGTACGATCGGGACACCTGCATCGGGATCTACCAGTGCGTCGACGAGTGGGACGCCTTCGAGAAGGACATGGACGCGGGGAAGGCGGACCTGGCCGGCGCGGAGGAGGACGAGGAGGGCCGATTCGTCCGCGAGGTGCCCGAGGGCGAGGAGTTCGACGCCGAGATGGCCGCCCGGGTCTGTCCGGTCGATGCGATCACGCTCTACGACGACGACGGCGAGCAGGTCGTTCCCTGAGCACGCCCTCGCTACCGCCACTCGTGCCGGCACAACGATTATAGCGACGTTCGTGATCTAGCCCCCACACGCCATGTACCGACGGGACGACCGGTCACGGCTGACCGAATGGGCGGCGCTGCTCGGGGAGAAACTGCCCGACGAGAGGGAGGACGACGACGAGGAACGACGCTACTGACTGATCTCGTCGTACTGTTCGTCGAGCTTGTCGGCCGCCGAGCCGAGCTGCTCGCGCTCGTACTCGTCGAGGTTCCACTCGACGACCTCCTGGACGCCCCCGTCTCCGAGCTTCACGGGAACGCCGAGGCCGACGTCGCTGTGGCCGAACTCGCCGTCGAGCGGGATCGACGCCGGGAACACCTCGCCGGTGTCGCGAAGCACCGCCTCGACCATGTGGGCGACCCCCGCGGCGGGGCCCCACTCGGTCGCACCCTTCCGCTCGATGACGTCCATCGCGCTCTCGGTGAGCTCCTCGAGGATCTCCTCCTTCTCGTCGTCGGAGAACTCGGGGTCGGTACCGTCGACGCGCACCTTCGAGAACACCGGCACCTGAGCGTCGCCGTGCTCGCCGAGGATGGTCGCCTCGACGTTCTGCACCTGCGTATCGAAGCGTTTCGCGAGCACGTAGCGGAACCGCGCGGAGTCGAGTCGGCCGCCGAAGCCGACCACCTGCTCGCGACTCCGATCGCCCGTCTCGTAGAGGTGGCGATTCAGCAGGTCGACGGGGTTCGAGGTGGTGATCGTGACGAAGTCGTCGTTGTGCTCGGCGAGCGAGGAGCCGATGTCCTCCATGATCGGGGCGTTGTCCCCCGCGAGATCCAGCCGGCTCTGGCCCGGCGAACGGGGAATGCCCGCCGTGATGACGACGACGTCCGAGCCCTCGGTCGCGGCGTAGTCGCCCTGGCGCACGGTGGTGTTGGCGTCGTAGGCGACGCCGTGGTTCGTGTCCGCCGCCTGTCCGACCACGTCGTCCTCCTTCTCGGGAATGTCCACGAGGACGAGTTCGTCCGCGACGTCCCGCATTGCGATGCTGTAGCCGGCGGCCGCGCCGACCGTTCCGGCCGCACCGACGACGCTCACTTTGGTCATAATCACGTATACTCGCCACGCGCGGACCGTTAAACGTGTCGAAGTGTAGCATTCTCACGTCAGCGCGCGTATTCGCGTTCGACGATTGCCGACGATCGTCGGCGGTCGGACGCCGCCCGCAGCCCCGACGAACCGAGTCACAGCGCTTTTGCGCGAAAGCACCCTGCATGGAGGTATGAGCGAGTTCGACAAG comes from the Halalkalicoccus sp. CG83 genome and includes:
- the mdh gene encoding malate dehydrogenase, translated to MTKVSVVGAAGTVGAAAGYSIAMRDVADELVLVDIPEKEDDVVGQAADTNHGVAYDANTTVRQGDYAATEGSDVVVITAGIPRSPGQSRLDLAGDNAPIMEDIGSSLAEHNDDFVTITTSNPVDLLNRHLYETGDRSREQVVGFGGRLDSARFRYVLAKRFDTQVQNVEATILGEHGDAQVPVFSKVRVDGTDPEFSDDEKEEILEELTESAMDVIERKGATEWGPAAGVAHMVEAVLRDTGEVFPASIPLDGEFGHSDVGLGVPVKLGDGGVQEVVEWNLDEYEREQLGSAADKLDEQYDEISQ
- a CDS encoding ferredoxin, producing MRIEYDRDTCIGIYQCVDEWDAFEKDMDAGKADLAGAEEDEEGRFVREVPEGEEFDAEMAARVCPVDAITLYDDDGEQVVP